In the genome of Columba livia isolate bColLiv1 breed racing homer chromosome 1, bColLiv1.pat.W.v2, whole genome shotgun sequence, the window atacgGgatggaatgtcctggttttgttaaaaaacaagtttctcttttagtgaatttgcctgtcagctaaagccttcatattagctgcattttcctggagaaccagacacatgttttggtaaacatagcaatggaatgcaaacttattgataaggacagatggacatctcgcgagagcggcaacgagaaaccggtgaccaagaaactgaccaacggtgcataacattccattcacgtgaatatttcatataaaagcgGGAGATGACGAGGATCTcgccccttttcccttctgcttatggccgacattaggagaggatctcgctagtcgtccctgtgaccTGAGGCCTAGTgggagactgaatccagctccggttggttgcagagtccaatccaggactttgggtgccagctctgaagtttctgagactgaaaaaaaaggtcgtaggtaggcgctgggtagagactcgaactcttgtgggttactctgagcagtatttattgtagaagattcacaggaacagcagcgttgggtcacctcctcagagagtgacaatcatacagcagtataactagtcattatatagggttctaacaggtattatgcaactaaacaaaatctatcactgtctatcactgtcgatatctatcactgttgatatcctcaggttccttccgttccagtggtctgcaggttccacttcttctttcttggcaagtacagaacgacaggtcatcgggtcgcagggctagcttcttttgaagttccacctgtctcatttgttatccatagttcaccagtctagcatagaaatcagcaaccctaagaatagcatttatcaatgtcttaactaagggtacaaagcaagcataaggtaaccacgctcgtggttctgggtaaggactgtacaggggacaagctgagactttcagctttAGCAGCACAGcctataacactgatataggcctaaaatcctaatttcctattttcctacaacagtcccccattttctcttcaaaatttCCCAATTTACTGATAACGATAATAAAGCTTCTGTTGATTCAAGAGATTACAGCAACAATTACAAAACATTGACATACaatgaatcaaaacaaaaatgatcacAAAGATAATTACAATGACAATGACAATCATCAAAATCTTCTTCACTAACGTTCCGAGATCAGGAAACCAGGAAGTCATCCATTGCCACAGGTCTGCGACACCCCAGTGAGCGTCATCTCGTTGAATTTGCTGCATAACATGACTAACTTTCCAGATTTTATCCACTTCAGTTATCAATTGCTTACTCTGATCGATATACATACAGCAACTGGAGTTTAGCATGGTACAGACACCTCCTTGTGAAGCTAACAGGATGTCTAAAGCCATTTGATTCTGTAAAACAATCTGAGATAGGTTACACAATTCTTGAATTTCTGGTGTCACTCCTTGATACCAATGCATATAATTTCTGATCTGagtaaaactgttttgcagatagAGCAAGTACTGCGTTACTGCCTCGTCCCCTTCCAGGAGGGCAGTTTTGGCAGACATAAAGGTAAACGGAACTGCCAAAACTCGCCCGAACAAaacttcagcagggctgagtTTAGTAGTAGCATGAGGAGTTGTACGAAGATCCCATAAAACAAGCGGTAGTGCTTCAGGCCATTTGAGACCTGTGTCTGCAGTGACTTTTGCCAAACGATCTTTAATAGTGCGATTCATCCGCTCTACCTGTCCGGAAGATTGTGGATGGTAGGGCGTGTGAAAGGCAGCCTGTATATCAAGAGCAACATAAACTTGcattagaacagcagcagtaaagtgTGGTCCCCTATCAGAATCAATAATTTCAGGGATACCGTACCTCGGAATGATATCACGAAGCAGGGTCTTAACCACAATTTTCGAATCGTTCTTGTGAGTAGGAAAGGCTTCCACCCAGTGCGAAAGTTGATCAACAATAACAAGAATGTACTTATATCCCATAGAAGGGGGGAGTTCTGCGAAATCaatttgcagtttctggaaaggaaagtaaGCAGGCGGCCGCTTGCCAGGGACTGTTGTGACCTTTGTGACCCcatatttcttgcaaagagTACAAGAGTCAGTCAGGCGTTTCGCAGCACTGTAAACTCCAGGCGCTGCCCACAACTGTTGGATTTTAGAAGCTACAGCTTCAGGCCCCCCATGAGTACGATCGTGAATCCAGCGAGTTAGAGGAAGGACATACCTCATAGGCAATAAGGGTTTATCACCTAGTTTCCAGATGCCGTCCTGTTGCGTTGTTTCCCAGCGTTTCCATTTGTTGAGCTCTTCTTCATCCAGTTCATCATAAAGGGCAGGACCAacgggaaaaggaagaagggtagcAACCACAGTTGTAGCAGGAGATGCATCGTGGACTGCTGCCGCTCTCGCCGCAGAGTCGGCCAAGGCGTTGCCATGAGCGAAAGAATCAAGGCGTTTAGTATGAGCAGGAAtgtaaataacagcaatttctcGTGGTTCCTGGATAGCGAGCAGCAAATCATGAATTAATTGTCCATGAGCAATAGTACGACCGGCGGAGGTCAAAAAACCGCTTTCTTTCCAAAGTGCGCCAACAGAATGACAAATGCCAAAAGCGTACTTAGAGTCTGTATAGATATTAACTCGGAGACCTTTAGCAAACGTTGCAGCATGAGTCAAGGCAATTAGTTCTGCGGCTTGTGCTCcaagtgctggagagagaggTTCAGCAAAAAGTACGCGATTTTCAgtggcaacagcaaaaccagtaaaatGCTTACCATGCAGATAGTAACTTGATCCGTCTGTGAACAGGTTAAGGTCAGGGTGGGCGAGAGGAACATCTTGCaaatcttctctggttttagaataagtgGTGACGAATTGCACACAGTCGTGTGGGTCATTGGAAAGGTGCACCTCAGGTAGAAGGGTAGATGGGTTTAAGGGTTTTGACCGTTTTAAAGAGATATTATCAGTCAGTAACAGGATGGCTTCGTATCGATGTGTGCGCTGCGGTGAGAGAGACTTGGTAGCATATCGGGTTAGTAAAAGTTCAACTTCATGAGGCACGGCAACAATCAATTTGTGACCCAGAACAAGTGGGCGAACTTTTTCCACTAATTCCGCAGCTGCTGCTACTGATCTAAGGCAATGTGGCGACCCTTTGATAACTGGGTCAAGAGCAACTGAATAATAACCCACAGGTCTTTCATAGGGTCCATGAGGTTGTACTAGGACCCCCTTTGCAATGCCACCCTTCTCGGTAGCATACAAAGTGAAAGGTTTAGAGTAATTTGGCAGGCCTAAAGCTGGGGCTGTGACTAAGGCTTGCTTCAAAGATGCGAAGGCATCGGACAATTCTGGCATCCAGACAATTGGCTCTGGAGCTTTGTCCTTTGTAGTTTCAATAAGTGGTCTAGCTAGTTCGCTAAACCCTAAAATCCATGGTCGACAGAACCCAGCTTGGCCAAGGAaagctctcatttgttttttagtaacagGTGGTGTAATTTGAAGAATAGCGTTGATTCTGTAGGGATCAATCTTTCGAACTCCTCCtgctaaaacaaagcccaaatattttacctctggtTCACAGAATTGTAACTTAGCTAATGAGGCACGATGACCCTTATGATATAGTCGAATGCAAAGGTGCTCTGTATCAATTGCACAGGCCTCCCGAGTTCGGCTAGCAACAAGCAAATCATCAACATATTGAATCAGTGCAGATTTGTTTGGCAATTCAATATCTTGGAGATCACATTTGAGAATTTGCGAAAACAAGGTAGGGGAAGCAGTAAAGCCTTGAGGGAGCCGAGTCCAAGTCAATTGGCGACCTTCCCAAGTGAAGGTAAACAAAGgttggctttcttctgctacaGGAGCCTGTTGGCACTCTGTAACTTTTGACCAATTAGTCACTTTTTCATCACACTTTCGAATTGCTTCAATCAGATTATCAATTGCAACTAAATAGGTAGCTTTTTGGTCTTCCTCATGTAAGTTCCAATTTGGATCTTGTTCTGGCCAGGGATTACGTCCCTGTATCTGTTCAGCCAATTCTTTATCTTTAGCCAGGATCttttgtttctcctcatgtGTAAATAATTCGGACAAAAGTGTTTGCATATCATTCCAGCTGGGAGAGTAATCTCGGGCAATAGTTCGAATTATTTTAGAACATCGCTCCGCGTCATCACGGAGTCGCGGCATTTTATCATGCCAGAGTAAAAGATCACCTGGTTTCCAGGGGTAATGTGTAGTTACCCTGAGAAGCGGTGGCTGGTTGCCAGCATTACTACGACCAGCTCTGGGATTAGCCACATAGGATAAAGTCATAGGGAAAATACCTGCAGGTGAATCAGTTTTGGGCTTAGAATTGTCACTTATTTCATCATCCAGATAAGCAAGTAGTTGGTGTTTATTCATGCTCTTCTGGAGTTGTTTTCGTTTTCGTATATCAGCATAGTCaaaccacaaatacaaataGTCCATTTGTTGGGGCTGGCGGTCCTCCAGGATTTTACGGAGAGACTGCAATTTAGTTTCTTCAAATGAGCCATAAATCGGCCACCGATCATCAAGGGAAGCCCCAGGCACTCTGCTTATAAAAGGCCAATCATCTTGGCAGAGGGCAATTAATCTTTTTATGTGCAACCCTGCGGTTCCTGACAATCttccccaatttgaaatcatttcAGCCAAAGGCGTATTTTTAGGAACTGAGGGTCCAGCCCCCAtccttgtaaatatatttagagacttgaactctaataaaaatataaagaaaagaaacaaatcgggagaacaggagagactCGAACTCACCTGTCCCTGGCCAGGTCCCGTTGTTTCAGTTTATGCTGCAGAGTCCCATCTGGGTcgccaactgaaaaaaaaggtcgtaggtaggcgctgggtagagactcgaactcttgtgggttactctgagcagtatttattgtagaagattcacaggaacagcagcgttgggtcacctcctcagagagtgacaatcatacagcagtataactagtcattatatagggttctaacaggtattatgcaactaaacaaaatctatcactgtctatcactgtcgatatctatcactgttgATATCCTCAGGgtccttccgttccagtggtctgcaggttccacttcttctttcttggcaagtacagaacgacaggtcatcgggtcgcagggctagcttcttttgaagttccacctgtctcatttgttatccatagttcaccagtctagcatagaaatcagcaaccctaagaatagcatttatcaatgtcttaactaagggtacaaagcaagcataaggtaaccacgctcgtggttctgggtaaggactgtacaggggacaagctgagactttcagctttAGCAGCACAGcctataacactgatataggcctaaaatcctaatttcctattttcctacaacagagACTTTCAAGATAGGTTTTGTatactttgtattattttctctattcttattagtagcgttcgtaaaacatttttaatttttccaactttcttctctctgtccttctttcactcccgatcgcctgtccttggtgggaaggggggagagggaggggcaaaagggggaagtgggggggagaggaggttaacaatacatctgccagggttttattgtcaccccgcaatctaaacccacaacaaaccccCACTTTGAGACCTGCAAGTGCAGAAGAACCATTGTGCTCCAGGtctggctgggcagcagcagaagcagccagcTCCGGAGGTTCACCTGGCCCAGTCCTCATCACTTCAAGTGCAAGCAGACAGACAGCTAGGCATGACAACTTTGAGAAGCCACCCTTCACaaagacaccaaaacacactTGGCAAACACGTGCCTCAAACCAGCACCATctactgaaacagagaaagaaacttcACAGCAGAGTCGGTTGTACTGTTAAGTGACattctttgttttattcctgATGGGGAACACTTCAGATCATCCTCCATCagtgctccaaagactggatgctcttgtgttgcttgtattcacacaattattacatatgcattacaatatctgaaaattttgacatacagtACAGTATACCAGGAAGtaattgatgatgttagttataattgtctagtttcttacttacaataaaactcttaattattagttagaagtaaactaagcactctgcttctaaacaatgtattaattaatcttctgtctccctcttgtcatgcagaaggatccagaactggaaaaatatcccctccttttgcaggtggtcaggaAGCAATTATCTCATGTCAATTGGCTAACGACAGCTACATCAGTAACGATGGGTACGGAACTTAATCACAGCAtccattaatttagcagcttctcagtACGTTCCCAGTAGCCCCGAGGGGGTGTCACTGACAGACGGATCCTTCAACAGCCTGCACACGGCCGCGAACTGGGCTCCTGAACCGCAGCTGTGCAAACGGCACATTCGCAAACGCATTTCccggccgcccggccccgcgggagCCCCAGCGCCGGAGCCGCAGCCCGCTCGCCCCGGGCCGGCGTCACCCCGCCCGCTGTGACGGCCCCGGCCCTCCCGCTGTGACGCCCCGAGCTGCCGCTTTTAAGCCGCCCCCTGCAGCCGCCGGCTCTCAGTGCTGTCGCCGCCGCAGCGGGACCGGCAGTGCGTGTGTGGCTCGGAGCGTCGGGAGCTGCGACCCAGCTCGGGACTCGCCTCTTCT includes:
- the LOC135576574 gene encoding uncharacterized protein LOC135576574 is translated as MRAFLGQAGFCRPWILGFSELARPLIETTKDKAPEPIVWMPELSDAFASLKQALVTAPALGLPNYSKPFTLYATEKGGIAKGVLVQPHGPYERPVGYYSVALDPVIKGSPHCLRSVAAAAELVEKVRPLVLGHKLIVAVPHEVELLLTRYATKSLSPQRTHRYEAILLLTDNISLKRSKPLNPSTLLPEVHLSNDPHDCVQFVTTYSKTREDLQDVPLAHPDLNLFTDGSSYYLHGKHFTGFAVATENRVLFAEPLSPALGAQAAELIALTHAATFAKGLRVNIYTDSKYAFGICHSVGALWKESGFLTSAGRTIAHGQLIHDLLLAIQEPREIAVIYIPAHTKRLDSFAHGNALADSAARAAAVHDASPATTVVATLLPFPVGPALYDELDEEELNKWKRWETTQQDGIWKLGDKPLLPMRYVLPLTRWIHDRTHGGPEAVASKIQQLWAAPGVYSAAKRLTDSCTLCKKYGVTKVTTVPGKRPPAYFPFQKLQIDFAELPPSMGYKYILVIVDQLSHWVEAFPTHKNDSKIVVKTLLRDIIPRLPFTRPTIHNLPDR